From Calditrichota bacterium, one genomic window encodes:
- the secF gene encoding protein translocase subunit SecF produces MQFFNNTNFALIDKRKMGYIVSATLLIISIGSLILHGGPKLNIDFTGGSLLHLQFEKNVEIQEFRDLLASRNLKGEIKHFGAENEISIRMSTEHIKEDIASLLSADINAAIPDNPFEILRNETVGPKIGVELLLDALYAIFVAMLLILLYVIVRFEFKFSIGAIAALAHDVIITLGIFSVFEIEISAPIIAAVLTIVGYSLNDTIVVFDRVRENLKAASKNIKDITDLVNKSLNETLSRTVVTSLTTLIVVVVLYFLGGEVLKTFAFALIIGVLIGTYSSIFVASPIVVDWKTKKA; encoded by the coding sequence ATGCAATTTTTTAATAACACAAATTTTGCTTTAATCGATAAAAGAAAAATGGGATATATTGTAAGTGCAACATTGCTTATAATCTCCATCGGTTCTTTAATTTTACATGGCGGGCCAAAATTGAATATCGATTTTACCGGCGGTTCGTTATTACATTTACAGTTTGAAAAAAATGTTGAGATACAGGAATTTCGTGACCTTCTTGCATCAAGAAATTTAAAAGGTGAGATCAAACATTTCGGCGCTGAGAATGAAATTTCTATCCGCATGAGCACCGAGCATATCAAAGAAGATATTGCCAGCCTGCTTTCCGCTGATATTAATGCAGCTATTCCCGATAACCCGTTTGAAATATTAAGAAATGAAACGGTAGGGCCAAAAATTGGTGTTGAACTTCTTCTGGATGCTTTGTATGCCATATTCGTAGCAATGCTATTGATTCTTCTTTACGTCATTGTCCGATTTGAATTTAAGTTCTCTATTGGCGCTATTGCTGCCCTTGCACATGACGTTATTATCACGCTTGGGATTTTTTCTGTTTTTGAAATTGAAATCTCTGCACCAATAATAGCTGCCGTTTTAACCATTGTTGGATACTCACTTAACGATACAATTGTTGTATTTGACAGAGTAAGGGAAAATTTAAAAGCAGCCAGCAAAAACATCAAAGATATTACTGATCTTGTCAATAAAAGCCTCAACGAAACACTATCTCGTACAGTTGTGACATCGTTAACAACTTTGATTGTTGTAGTAGTTCTTTATTTCCTTGGAGGAGAGGTTTTAAAAACATTTGCATTTGCATTAATAATTGGTGTTCTTATTGGTACTTATTCTTCAATATTTGTCGCCAGTCCGATTGTTGTAGACTGGAAAACCAAGAAAGCTTAA
- a CDS encoding STAS domain-containing protein, which yields MVNQVSEKNGIVIIALSGKIMGGPEAGQINEQINNFIDKGKINIVIDLEHVEWMNSSGLGILIGVITTLKNNGGKLVVTNVSDRILNLLKITKLVTVFEIEQDLDSALAAF from the coding sequence ATGGTCAATCAGGTATCAGAAAAAAATGGTATTGTGATTATTGCTTTATCAGGCAAAATAATGGGAGGTCCTGAAGCAGGCCAGATAAATGAACAGATCAATAATTTTATCGATAAAGGAAAGATAAATATTGTAATTGATCTTGAGCATGTTGAATGGATGAATAGTTCTGGTCTCGGTATTTTGATTGGTGTAATTACCACTTTAAAAAATAATGGTGGCAAATTAGTTGTCACAAACGTTTCAGACAGGATTTTGAATCTTTTAAAAATCACAAAGTTGGTTACTGTTTTTGAAATTGAGCAAGATTTAGATTCGGCATTAGCTGCATTTTAA
- the secD gene encoding protein translocase subunit SecD, with translation MKSNSTMRIVFIFIAIITALYLLYPTINLSMMSEVEKEELQKTDNDQLIELKSKAISLGLDLQGGMHVVLEVDVRKLMEKLAKYKNKEFVDALEETATRVDETDEDFVTVFEENLVKKEMRLERYYANADRRTREDVITFLNDQTVEAVDRSLEILRNRIDQFGVSEPTIQKAGGRRIILELAGVTDRNRVHRIIGKTALLEFKLLKDDVTTERVATRINEFIVSRISPNDTSKSSEVESDTTSTALEDLFGVTETSNDSTADSTSIAKNSLFEEGLFFQHPNDKNTLVVPVDNENKFKTIIELPEISKIIAETAGSAEFVWGSKKQLNDEFLQVYLVNAPVELSGETIIDTNPMQADLNDPSNIGKYEVSITLNDDGSKTFARVTGANIGKRLAIILDNKVYLAPNLQTKISNGRARITGMDTFDDAKDLSIILKAGALPAPVAIIEERTVGPSLGTDSIKSGGYSAALGLLIVMIFMVIYYRLSGFVANLALILNLVFIMAVMASFGATLTLPGIAGIILTIGMAVDANVLIFERVREEIRKGKTIRASLDQGYGKALITILDANVTTFIAGLVLYTFGSGPIKGFAVTLMIGIVASLFTAIIITRVIFNSVLDRSAVKQLSI, from the coding sequence ATGAAATCTAACTCAACAATGCGAATTGTATTTATATTTATTGCAATTATAACCGCATTATACCTTTTATATCCCACCATTAATTTAAGTATGATGAGTGAAGTTGAAAAAGAAGAATTGCAAAAAACTGACAATGATCAACTCATCGAACTGAAATCAAAAGCAATTTCCCTGGGACTGGACCTGCAAGGTGGAATGCATGTTGTCCTTGAAGTAGATGTGCGTAAGCTAATGGAAAAGCTTGCAAAATATAAAAATAAAGAATTTGTGGATGCGCTTGAGGAAACAGCAACTCGCGTAGATGAAACAGATGAAGACTTTGTTACTGTTTTTGAAGAAAACCTTGTAAAAAAAGAGATGCGCCTTGAACGTTACTACGCCAATGCTGATCGTAGGACACGGGAAGATGTAATCACATTCTTAAATGATCAAACTGTTGAGGCTGTTGATAGATCTCTTGAAATCCTTCGTAACAGGATTGACCAATTTGGTGTTTCAGAACCAACCATTCAGAAAGCCGGTGGCAGGCGCATTATTCTTGAGCTTGCAGGTGTTACTGACAGAAACAGGGTACATCGCATTATTGGAAAAACGGCTTTATTAGAGTTTAAGCTTTTAAAAGATGATGTAACAACTGAAAGGGTTGCTACAAGAATAAATGAATTTATTGTTTCAAGAATATCTCCGAATGATACTTCAAAATCTTCAGAAGTTGAAAGTGATACAACCTCAACAGCATTAGAAGACTTATTTGGTGTAACTGAAACAAGCAATGACTCTACCGCGGACAGTACTTCCATTGCAAAAAACTCACTTTTCGAAGAAGGTCTTTTCTTTCAACATCCAAATGACAAAAACACTTTAGTTGTTCCTGTAGATAATGAAAACAAGTTCAAAACAATAATTGAGCTTCCTGAAATCTCTAAAATAATCGCAGAAACAGCAGGAAGTGCAGAATTTGTATGGGGATCAAAGAAACAACTCAATGATGAGTTTCTTCAGGTCTATCTTGTAAATGCACCTGTTGAGCTAAGCGGCGAAACAATTATTGACACGAACCCAATGCAAGCAGATCTAAATGATCCATCAAATATCGGGAAATATGAAGTTTCTATTACATTAAATGATGATGGTTCAAAAACTTTTGCACGTGTTACCGGGGCAAACATTGGTAAACGCCTTGCAATTATACTTGACAATAAAGTATATCTCGCACCAAATCTTCAAACAAAAATTTCAAATGGCCGTGCACGGATCACAGGCATGGATACTTTTGATGACGCTAAAGATTTAAGTATTATTTTAAAAGCAGGTGCTTTGCCGGCTCCTGTTGCAATTATTGAAGAACGTACAGTTGGGCCGTCTTTAGGGACTGACTCCATCAAATCTGGTGGCTATTCAGCTGCACTTGGGCTGCTTATCGTTATGATTTTTATGGTGATTTATTACCGCCTTTCCGGGTTTGTTGCAAATTTAGCACTAATTTTAAACCTTGTTTTTATTATGGCAGTAATGGCATCATTTGGAGCTACATTAACCCTTCCTGGTATTGCAGGTATCATTTTAACAATTGGTATGGCAGTTGACGCCAATGTGTTGATTTTTGAAAGAGTACGTGAAGAAATCAGAAAAGGAAAAACAATACGGGCATCGCTAGACCAGGGTTATGGCAAAGCATTGATAACTATTTTAGATGCCAACGTTACAACATTTATTGCCGGGCTTGTTTTATACACATTTGGTTCCGGCCCAATTAAAGGTTTTGCTGTTACATTGATGATTGGTATTGTTGCCAGTTTGTTTACAGCGATCATTATCACCCGAGTTATCTTTAATTCAGTACTTGATAGAAGTGCTGTAAAACAACTAAGTATTTAA